A region from the Dehalococcoides mccartyi CG5 genome encodes:
- the nuoL gene encoding NADH-quinone oxidoreductase subunit L, translated as MTQTGLWLIMLLPLICGALIALGYAFFCRKPAISGYLGIAGVGGSLLLSIWGLIGLLGKEGASYYAPGFSWFAVGNSIDISFNLSFDPLAAIMCFVILFVSLMVHIYSQGYMHGDKGYPRYYAFLSFFTASMLGLVLSDNLLFTFFFWELVGLASYLLIGFWFTRPAAANAAKKAFIVTRIGDVGFLAAIIILFANTGTLDIHSLNGMAEMGLIGAGVVTIAALGIFAGAVGKSAQFPLHVWLPDAMEGPTPVSALIHAATMVAAGVFLVARTYPIFESSATAMLWVSIIGAVTAIFAATMALVMNDMKRILAYSTVSQLGYMMLGLGTGGIAIGIFHLFNHAFFKSLLFLGSGSVNHATGTFDIREMGGLSKPMPVTSRTFLIASLSLAGIWPLSGFFSKDEILAGAMDGQFILFILALITVFLTAFYMFRLYFVAFGGTYRGKGNPHESPRVMSWPLLILVVPSVISGLLNAGGGFSSFLGEEVHTGFFEGLLGILLHPLALVSLAVAGGGIYLAFLMYKKKSLSPAIFTERFKGLYMVFSKKYWMDELYEGAIAKNILMKGVFAFMAFFDRKVVDGGINGFFIQKVLFSRLFSRFRTADERIVDGAVNGVASITLEGGKVGRKAQTGQLQSYGIYLAAGVVVLVMAALIIW; from the coding sequence ATGACCCAAACCGGACTCTGGCTCATAATGCTGCTCCCCCTTATCTGCGGGGCGTTGATAGCTCTGGGGTATGCCTTTTTCTGCAGAAAACCAGCCATCAGCGGTTATCTGGGTATAGCCGGTGTAGGCGGTTCCCTTTTGCTTTCAATATGGGGGCTGATAGGTCTGCTGGGTAAAGAAGGGGCTTCTTACTACGCACCCGGTTTCAGCTGGTTTGCGGTAGGAAATTCCATTGATATCAGCTTTAACCTCAGCTTTGACCCGCTGGCCGCTATAATGTGTTTTGTAATCCTTTTTGTTAGCCTGATGGTGCATATATATTCACAGGGCTATATGCACGGTGACAAGGGATATCCCCGTTATTATGCCTTTTTATCTTTCTTTACCGCCTCCATGCTGGGGCTGGTACTCTCGGATAATTTACTGTTTACCTTTTTCTTCTGGGAACTGGTAGGCTTGGCATCATATCTCCTTATCGGATTCTGGTTTACCCGCCCGGCCGCGGCCAATGCCGCTAAAAAAGCTTTTATCGTAACCCGTATCGGTGATGTGGGCTTTTTAGCCGCCATAATAATCCTGTTTGCCAATACCGGCACGCTGGATATACACAGCTTAAACGGCATGGCTGAAATGGGGCTGATAGGGGCTGGCGTGGTTACCATAGCTGCTCTGGGGATATTTGCAGGTGCGGTAGGCAAATCTGCCCAGTTCCCACTGCATGTATGGCTGCCGGACGCTATGGAAGGTCCTACCCCGGTTTCCGCCCTTATCCATGCTGCCACCATGGTTGCCGCCGGTGTGTTTCTGGTTGCCCGAACCTATCCCATATTTGAAAGTTCGGCTACCGCCATGCTTTGGGTATCCATCATCGGGGCGGTTACTGCCATATTTGCCGCCACCATGGCACTTGTTATGAATGATATGAAACGTATACTGGCCTATTCCACCGTCAGCCAGCTGGGCTATATGATGCTGGGTCTGGGTACAGGCGGTATTGCCATCGGTATATTCCACCTTTTCAACCATGCTTTTTTCAAGAGTCTGCTTTTTTTGGGTTCGGGAAGTGTAAACCACGCTACCGGAACATTTGATATCCGCGAAATGGGCGGGCTTTCCAAACCCATGCCTGTTACCAGCAGGACTTTCCTTATTGCTTCACTCAGTCTGGCAGGCATTTGGCCGCTTTCAGGTTTTTTCAGCAAGGATGAGATACTTGCAGGGGCTATGGATGGTCAATTTATCCTGTTTATTCTGGCACTTATCACTGTATTTCTGACGGCCTTTTATATGTTCCGTCTTTACTTCGTGGCTTTTGGGGGTACATACCGCGGCAAGGGAAATCCCCATGAATCGCCTCGTGTTATGTCATGGCCGCTTTTAATACTGGTTGTGCCTTCGGTAATCAGCGGTTTGCTTAATGCAGGGGGCGGTTTCAGTTCCTTCCTTGGTGAAGAAGTCCATACCGGCTTTTTTGAAGGTTTACTCGGCATTTTGCTGCACCCGCTGGCACTGGTTTCACTGGCAGTCGCCGGCGGCGGCATATATCTGGCATTCCTGATGTATAAAAAGAAAAGCCTTTCACCCGCTATATTTACAGAACGCTTCAAAGGGCTTTACATGGTCTTTTCCAAAAAATACTGGATGGATGAGCTGTATGAAGGGGCTATAGCTAAAAACATACTTATGAAAGGTGTGTTTGCTTTTATGGCCTTCTTTGACCGCAAGGTAGTAGACGGCGGAATAAACGGGTTCTTCATTCAAAAAGTACTATTCAGCCGTCTTTTCAGCCGTTTCCGAACTGCCGATGAACGCATAGTGGACGGGGCTGTAAACGGAGTTGCCAGCATAACTCTGGAGGGTGGCAAAGTGGGTCGGAAAGCCCAGACAGGTCAGCTCCAGTCATATGGAATTTATCTTGCCGCCGGGGTGGTTGTACTGGTGATGGCGGCTCTTATTATCTGGTAA
- the nuoK gene encoding NADH-quinone oxidoreductase subunit NuoK: protein MGLTHFLVLAVILFCIGLYGALVKKSAVVILMCIEIMLNAVTIAAVAFNRFASPELFTGQIFTLFIIAVAAAEATIGLAIIISIYKNRDTIDATKIDLMKW, encoded by the coding sequence ATGGGACTGACTCACTTTTTGGTACTGGCGGTAATATTGTTCTGCATCGGGCTTTACGGGGCACTGGTTAAGAAGAGTGCTGTAGTAATACTGATGTGCATAGAAATAATGCTGAATGCGGTTACCATAGCGGCAGTTGCCTTTAACCGTTTCGCTTCACCCGAATTATTTACCGGGCAAATATTCACCCTGTTTATTATTGCGGTGGCCGCAGCCGAGGCAACTATAGGTCTGGCCATAATAATATCCATCTACAAAAACCGGGATACTATTGACGCAACTAAGATAGATTTGATGAAGTGGTAA
- a CDS encoding NADH-quinone oxidoreductase subunit J family protein: MEIAFWIIAITCIVSALLVVGVKNIFHSSLWLILCFLSVAGVFLLLSADFLAAVQILIYIGAISVLIILAIMLTREVQRGNLTNKLKIPALFVVTALGGIMTYMLISSNWTSSDAPPPSTTTAGLADMLFGADGFGLGVLLTGVILLVAIIGAIVLVRDK, encoded by the coding sequence GTGGAAATAGCGTTCTGGATTATAGCCATAACCTGTATAGTCTCCGCCTTGCTGGTGGTGGGAGTGAAAAATATTTTCCACTCATCCCTCTGGCTGATACTCTGTTTCCTTTCGGTGGCAGGTGTGTTCCTGCTTCTTTCAGCTGACTTTCTGGCGGCAGTGCAGATACTTATCTATATCGGCGCTATATCAGTGCTTATTATACTGGCCATCATGCTTACCCGTGAGGTTCAGCGCGGCAATCTTACCAATAAACTCAAGATACCGGCTCTATTTGTTGTTACCGCTCTAGGCGGGATAATGACCTATATGCTTATCAGTTCAAACTGGACTTCAAGCGACGCCCCTCCCCCATCTACCACCACTGCCGGGCTTGCGGATATGCTTTTCGGGGCAGACGGGTTTGGGCTGGGAGTACTGCTGACGGGCGTAATATTACTAGTCGCCATTATCGGGGCTATAGTGCTGGTGAGGGATAAATAA